From the genome of Erythrobacter litoralis, one region includes:
- the istA gene encoding IS21 family transposase, translating to MPGRHITDHQMRLFMTLRKDHSVAQAAVKAGMSPATGYRLLQDPQRPLQTKAPRGRRRPDPLAGYFDEEVVPLLEAAPGLRPIAIFEELRRRHGSLPFARRTLERRIRAWRALHGPEREVIFRQLHEPGRLGLSDFTDMGDFDVTVAGVPLEHMLYHFRLTYGGFEHCHVILGGESFVALAEGLQNALWSAGGAPRLHRTDSLSAAFRNLAADARADLTTRYDALCQHYGMEPTRNNTGVAHENGSIESSHGHIKAAVRDALLLRGSSDFADLAAYRCFIDEVVTARNRRHAPSIDAERRTLQPLPDTRTSDYEEVLVAVTSSGGFTLRKVFYTVPSRLIGHKLRARLYDDRIDLFLGGTQLMTLVRGRAGDNGKHGHIVDYRHVIHSLRRKPMALMGLVYRDSLFPREAYRRMFEHLLEQEGERSACRITVDLLAMAHERACEAELAGLLEADLAARRCPDIGALRSRFSPDPAQLPAVTVKLGGLASYDSLIGWGEAA from the coding sequence GTGCCTGGCCGTCACATAACCGATCATCAGATGAGGCTGTTCATGACATTGAGGAAAGATCACTCGGTAGCGCAGGCTGCGGTGAAGGCCGGGATGAGTCCCGCGACGGGCTATCGGCTGTTGCAGGATCCGCAGCGGCCGTTGCAGACGAAAGCGCCGCGCGGGCGGCGGCGTCCCGATCCGCTGGCAGGATACTTTGACGAGGAGGTCGTGCCGTTGCTGGAAGCAGCGCCCGGGCTTCGTCCGATCGCGATCTTCGAGGAGCTGCGCCGCCGGCATGGCAGCCTGCCGTTTGCGCGCCGGACGCTCGAGCGACGGATCAGGGCCTGGCGTGCGCTGCATGGGCCCGAACGCGAGGTCATCTTCCGGCAGTTGCATGAGCCTGGCAGACTTGGCCTGTCGGACTTTACCGATATGGGCGATTTTGATGTCACGGTCGCCGGCGTGCCGCTTGAGCACATGCTCTATCACTTCCGGCTGACCTATGGCGGGTTCGAGCACTGCCATGTGATCCTGGGCGGCGAGAGCTTTGTTGCCTTGGCCGAGGGGCTGCAGAATGCCTTGTGGTCAGCGGGCGGCGCACCGCGGCTTCACCGGACGGACAGCCTGTCGGCGGCGTTCCGCAATCTTGCTGCTGATGCCCGGGCTGATCTGACCACGCGATATGATGCGCTGTGCCAGCATTACGGGATGGAGCCGACCCGCAACAACACAGGGGTGGCCCATGAGAACGGTTCGATCGAGAGCTCTCATGGCCATATCAAGGCTGCGGTGAGGGATGCCTTGCTGCTGAGGGGAAGCAGCGACTTTGCCGATCTGGCGGCGTATCGCTGCTTCATCGATGAGGTCGTGACCGCGCGCAACCGGCGTCATGCTCCCTCGATCGATGCCGAGCGCCGCACCTTGCAGCCGCTGCCTGACACGCGCACGAGTGATTACGAGGAGGTGCTGGTCGCGGTCACCTCATCGGGCGGCTTCACCTTGCGCAAGGTGTTCTACACCGTGCCCTCGCGGCTGATCGGACACAAGCTGCGCGCGCGGCTTTACGATGACCGGATCGACCTGTTCCTGGGCGGCACCCAGCTGATGACCCTGGTGCGCGGCCGCGCTGGCGACAATGGCAAGCATGGTCATATCGTCGATTACCGGCATGTGATCCACTCGCTCAGGCGCAAGCCGATGGCGCTCATGGGGCTGGTCTATCGCGACAGCCTGTTCCCCCGCGAAGCCTACCGGCGGATGTTCGAGCATCTGCTGGAGCAAGAAGGCGAGCGCTCGGCTTGCAGGATCACCGTTGATCTGCTGGCCATGGCGCACGAGCGGGCCTGCGAGGCTGAACTTGCCGGACTGCTCGAAGCCGATCTTGCCGCGCGACGATGCCCTGACATCGGCGCCCTGCGAAGCCGGTTCTCCCCCGATCCCGCTCAGCTGCCCGCGGTCACGGTCAAGCTCGGCGGGCTTGCATCCTATGACAGCCTGATCGGATGGGGAGAGGCGGCATGA
- a CDS encoding DUF4131 domain-containing protein → MSSTGGNAGWFGIALSQAERFLAEAGFDRAPWLAVAFACGILTWFSLPGPWQWIAAIGSSLLVALAALAIWPSGSAIADERGHLRRAMIALGIVFAAGMTVIWARSEIIGAEPIERPLIERVQGYVLDREDQPSDERVRLTLAVRDAATGESRKIRVNVPLDALAEAGAEAGEGAAAEGAVVRMRVRLMPPASPMLPGAYDFARTAWFRGLAATGRLIGDLEIV, encoded by the coding sequence TTGTCCAGCACCGGTGGCAACGCAGGATGGTTCGGAATAGCCCTTTCGCAGGCCGAAAGGTTCCTGGCGGAGGCCGGTTTCGACCGTGCGCCGTGGCTTGCGGTGGCCTTTGCCTGCGGCATTCTCACCTGGTTCTCGTTGCCTGGGCCCTGGCAATGGATCGCCGCCATCGGTTCAAGCCTGCTCGTTGCCCTTGCGGCGCTGGCGATCTGGCCGAGCGGATCGGCAATTGCCGACGAGAGAGGTCATCTGCGCCGCGCCATGATCGCGCTCGGCATCGTCTTTGCCGCAGGCATGACCGTGATCTGGGCCCGCTCGGAAATCATCGGGGCCGAGCCGATCGAACGCCCGCTGATCGAGCGCGTGCAGGGTTATGTCCTCGATCGCGAGGACCAGCCCTCCGACGAGCGGGTCCGCCTGACCCTGGCGGTCCGCGATGCCGCCACAGGCGAGAGCCGCAAGATCCGCGTCAACGTCCCGCTCGATGCGCTCGCAGAAGCGGGGGCCGAAGCGGGCGAGGGGGCCGCCGCGGAAGGGGCGGTGGTGCGAATGCGGGTTCGGCTCATGCCTCCGGCCAGCCCGATGCTGCCCGGGGCCTACGATTTCGCCCGCACCGCCTGGTTTCGGGGCCTCGCTGCGACCGGAAGGCTGATCGGGGATCTCGAGATCGTATAG
- the istB gene encoding IS21-like element helper ATPase IstB, which translates to MSTGPMIDAQRLSLMLNELRLPAIKHIWGDFAARADKEGWPAARLLAALAEHEIAERDRRRTERHLAEAKLPAGKTLDTFAFDAVPMVSKAQVMAMCAGDGWLEQGANLILFGPPGGGKTHLAAAIGLALVENGWRVLFTRTSDLVQRLQIARRELALESALAKLDKYHLLVLDDFAYVSRDQAETSVLFELISARYERRSLLITANQPFGDWNSVFPDPAMTLAAVDRLVHHATIFEMNVESYRRRTAEARRSGPGRPATYTTPKVLEAVRDNQDDK; encoded by the coding sequence ATGAGCACAGGTCCGATGATCGATGCCCAGCGCCTCAGCCTGATGCTGAACGAGCTGCGCTTGCCGGCAATCAAGCATATCTGGGGCGACTTTGCCGCGCGCGCAGACAAGGAAGGCTGGCCTGCGGCCCGGCTTCTGGCCGCGCTCGCCGAGCATGAGATCGCCGAACGGGATCGGCGGCGGACCGAGCGGCATCTGGCCGAAGCCAAGCTCCCTGCCGGAAAGACCCTCGATACCTTCGCGTTCGATGCCGTGCCAATGGTCTCCAAGGCGCAGGTCATGGCGATGTGCGCCGGCGACGGATGGCTCGAGCAGGGTGCCAACCTCATCCTGTTCGGCCCTCCTGGTGGCGGCAAGACCCATCTGGCCGCTGCCATCGGCCTCGCGCTGGTCGAGAATGGTTGGCGCGTCCTGTTCACGCGCACGTCCGATCTGGTGCAGCGGCTCCAGATCGCCCGGCGCGAACTGGCGCTCGAATCCGCGCTGGCAAAGCTCGACAAGTATCATCTGCTGGTGCTCGACGACTTCGCTTACGTCAGCCGGGACCAGGCCGAAACCTCGGTCCTGTTCGAACTGATCAGCGCCCGCTACGAACGTCGCTCGCTGCTGATCACCGCCAACCAGCCCTTCGGCGACTGGAACAGTGTCTTCCCGGATCCGGCCATGACGCTCGCCGCGGTGGATCGTCTGGTCCATCACGCAACAATCTTCGAGATGAACGTCGAAAGCTACCGGCGACGAACCGCCGAAGCGCGTCGCTCAGGCCCAGGCCGACCAGCGACCTACACGACGCCCAAGGTCCTCGAAGCCGTCCGCGACAATCAGGACGACAAATAG
- the gltX gene encoding glutamate--tRNA ligase, with product MASESIAPVITRFAPSPTGFLHIGGARTALFNWLYARHHGGKALLRIEDTDKKRSTQEAIDKILEGLEWLGLDYDEEPVFQSERAERHAEVALKLLEAGHAYKCFATPEELEEMRAEQRAQKKPMRYDGRWRDRDPSEAPQGAPYTIRLKTPIAGVMTIEDKVQGRVSVANEEIDDYIILRADGTPTYMLAVVVDDHDMGVTHVIRGDDHLNNAFRQLPIYGAMQEIEGGWEDPVYAHIPLIHGSDGAKMSKRHGAVGVASYRDELGILPDAMFNYLLRLGWGYGDREEISRAEAIELFDLSGVGKSPSRFDLKKLENLNGHYIREADDAMLADLVLPRLPEGADRALLVEAMSVLKVRARNLNEISEGAGFLFATRPLEMTEKASSLLDDEARARLALVSRALAQENHWTSEALEATTKALAEELGLGLGKLAQPMRAALTGTTTSPGIFDVLVLLGREEALARLDAQAA from the coding sequence ATGGCAAGCGAAAGCATCGCGCCCGTCATTACCCGCTTCGCCCCGTCGCCGACCGGCTTCCTCCATATCGGCGGTGCCCGTACCGCGCTGTTCAACTGGCTTTATGCGCGCCATCATGGTGGCAAGGCCCTGCTCAGGATCGAGGACACCGACAAGAAGCGCTCGACGCAGGAGGCGATCGACAAGATCCTGGAGGGTCTCGAATGGCTGGGCCTCGACTATGATGAGGAGCCCGTATTCCAGTCCGAGCGGGCCGAGCGTCATGCCGAGGTGGCACTCAAGCTGCTTGAGGCCGGCCATGCCTACAAGTGCTTCGCCACGCCCGAGGAACTTGAGGAAATGCGCGCCGAACAGCGCGCGCAGAAGAAGCCGATGCGCTACGACGGCCGCTGGCGCGACCGCGACCCTTCGGAGGCCCCGCAGGGTGCGCCCTACACGATCCGTCTCAAGACCCCGATCGCTGGTGTCATGACGATCGAGGACAAGGTCCAGGGCCGCGTCTCGGTCGCCAACGAGGAGATCGACGACTACATCATCCTGCGCGCCGACGGGACGCCGACCTACATGCTCGCCGTGGTGGTCGACGACCACGACATGGGCGTCACCCATGTCATCCGCGGCGACGACCATCTCAACAACGCCTTTCGCCAGCTGCCGATCTATGGCGCGATGCAGGAAATCGAGGGCGGCTGGGAGGATCCGGTCTATGCCCACATCCCGCTGATCCACGGGTCCGACGGAGCGAAGATGTCGAAGCGCCACGGCGCAGTCGGGGTGGCGAGTTATCGCGACGAACTCGGCATCCTACCCGATGCGATGTTCAACTACCTGCTGCGGCTCGGCTGGGGGTACGGCGACCGCGAGGAAATCAGCCGCGCCGAAGCGATCGAGCTGTTCGACCTGTCCGGTGTCGGCAAGAGTCCTTCGCGCTTCGACCTCAAGAAGCTGGAGAATCTCAACGGACATTACATCCGCGAGGCAGACGATGCGATGCTGGCCGATCTGGTCCTGCCGCGCCTGCCCGAAGGCGCTGACCGGGCGCTGCTCGTCGAGGCCATGTCAGTCCTTAAAGTGCGTGCGAGGAACCTGAACGAAATATCTGAAGGTGCAGGGTTTCTCTTCGCCACCCGGCCGCTTGAGATGACGGAGAAAGCGTCAAGCCTTCTGGATGATGAGGCACGTGCGCGGCTTGCACTGGTTTCCCGTGCTTTGGCGCAGGAAAATCACTGGACAAGCGAGGCTCTCGAAGCCACTACGAAGGCGCTTGCGGAGGAACTGGGATTGGGCCTCGGCAAGCTTGCGCAACCGATGCGCGCCGCACTCACCGGGACGACGACCTCGCCCGGTATTTTCGATGTTCTGGTCCTCTTGGGACGGGAAGAAGCCCTTGCACGGCTCGACGCGCAGGCGGCCTGA